The DNA region GCTCCTGGTGATCGGCGTCCAGGAGTGGCGCCGGAAGCGCCGGAAGCGGGGTCAGCGCGAGGGCGTGGAGCCGCGGCCGGGCACCCGTTCCTGGAAGCCGCCGATCAGGTCCTGAAGCCGGCGGCGGACCTTCACCCAGCGCTTGTCGTGCCGGTAGGTGCGGATCCGGGAGCGGGCCCTGGCCCGGTGGCGGCGCGGATAGAGCCGGCGGGACCACCAGGAGCCGGGGCGGGCGAGGCGGACGGCGCCGACGATGGCGACGAACGGGATCAGGGTGCCGATCACGGCCATCCGGAACTTCCCCTTCACCAGGGTGACCAGGACGAAGAGGAAGTTGATCGCGAGGGTCAGGATGAAGGTCACCCGGTCCTGCCGCTCCTCCGACGTCATGTCGTTCACGCCGAGCGGGGAGAAGCCCGCGAGCGCGAGCAGCACCAGCGCGGCGGTGAGCACCACGACCTCGACGCTCTGCCGGCCGGCCTCCGACCAGTACACGTCGTCGAGATGCAGGATCAGCGCGAACTCGTCGAGGACCAGGCCCGCGCCGACCCCGAAGACCACGGCGAACACGCCCGCCCCGACGCCCTGGCGGCCGCTGGCCACCGCGCCGAAGCCGCCGACGATCGCGAGCACGACGCCCGGCACCACGTGGTGGATGTGCAGCCCGCTCGCCGAGGACACGTTACGGAAGGGGCCCTTGCCGGCCCGGATCAGGCGGGTGATGGTCCGGGTGACCAGGAAGGTGAGGACGAACGAGCTCAGGGCGAGGAACAGCGGGAGCTTCCCGGGTTCCACGATGTTGCGGGAGAACCAGTGACCCATGCCACCCTCTGCCGATTGATCAGCTTTCTTCCGTTCTCGCCCATTTAACCCTTCGCCCGGGGCACTACCCTTCCGCGGATGGACGGCCTGCGTTTCGCCTTCGGCACCCTCACCGTGCTCCCCGCCCGCATCACCCGCTGGGACCGCGACGCGGCCCGCGCCGGGATGCTCTGCGCCCCGCTCGCGGGCCTGGTCGTCGGCCTGTTCGCGGCCGCGGTCGGCGGGGTGTTCCTGCTGCTCGGCGCCGGCCCGCTGCTCGCCGCCGTCCTCACCGTCGCGGTCCCCGCCCTGCTGACCCGCGGCCTCCACCTCGACGGCCTCGCCGACACCGCCGACGGCCTCGGCAGCGCCAAGCCGGCCGAGGACGCGCTGCGCATCATGAAGCAGTCGGACATCGGCCCGTTCGGCGTCATCGCCCTGGTCCTGGCCCTGCTCGCCCAGGTCGCCGCGTTGTACGAGCTGTACGGCGAGGGCTGGGCGCACGGCACGGTGGCCGCCGCCCTCGCCGCGACCGTCGCCCGCCTCGCCATCACCGGCGCCTCCCGCGAGGGCGTGCCCGCCGCCCGCCCCGAAGGCCTGGGCGCGATCGTGGCCGCGACCGTCCCCGTACGCGCCGCCGCCCTGACGGCGCTGGCGGTCCTCGCCCTCGCGGCGGCGAGCGGCGCACTGTTCTCCGCGTGGGACGCGGTACGCCAGGTGCTTGCGGTCCTCGCCGCGCTCGGGGTGGCGGAGCTGCTGCTGCGGCGGTGCGTGCGGCGGTTCGGCGGGGTGACGGGGGATGTGTTCGGGGCGGTGGAGGAGACGGCGCTGACGGTGGCGCTGGTAGCACTGACACTGGGGTGATCAGGGGGTGATCAAGCCGTGACCTGCGCGGAGGGCAACCTTCCGGGGGCGCGCGCGGTCATGTGGGCATGATCAGACGCCTTGCCCGCACGGGCGCGGTGCTCAGCGCCGCCGCCCTCCTCCTGACCGCGTGCTCCGGTGGCGCGGACGACGCCGAGCCGAAGGCCGCGCCGACGAAGCACCCCGTGTTCGACCAGAAGCTCGACCGGCAGGTCTTCCTGGCCCTGCGTCAGTCGCAGAAGGCCGGCACCGTGGGCTTCACCCAGCGCCTGACGCTGACGACGAAGAAGGGGAAGGCGGTCCAGAGCGTCGAGGCGGCTGGACTTCGCGAAGAACGTCGGCGACGCGACCGTCCGCTGGACGGTGCCCAAGGGGTACTCGGACGACGC from Streptomyces fradiae includes:
- a CDS encoding adenosylcobinamide-GDP ribazoletransferase, which encodes MDGLRFAFGTLTVLPARITRWDRDAARAGMLCAPLAGLVVGLFAAAVGGVFLLLGAGPLLAAVLTVAVPALLTRGLHLDGLADTADGLGSAKPAEDALRIMKQSDIGPFGVIALVLALLAQVAALYELYGEGWAHGTVAAALAATVARLAITGASREGVPAARPEGLGAIVAATVPVRAAALTALAVLALAAASGALFSAWDAVRQVLAVLAALGVAELLLRRCVRRFGGVTGDVFGAVEETALTVALVALTLG